Part of the Falco cherrug isolate bFalChe1 chromosome 1, bFalChe1.pri, whole genome shotgun sequence genome, CTGATGGAAGTGCTGACTCCCTAGCACAAGAGAGACTTAAACACACCGGAGggagtccagcaaagggctgctgctgctgctgaagggacCGCAACATCTCTGataggaggaaaggctgagagagctgggactgttcaacttggagaagagaaggctcaggtaGGGGAAGCTTATCAGTGTACTGATGGGGAGGGATGAAGATAAGGGAGCTACGCTCTTTTTAGTGgtacccagtgacaggacacaaGCTGAAACACATGAAATCCcacccaaacccaagaaaatatttgtttgtatatgtgtgtatgtgtgtggggtgtgtgtgtttgtgctgtgTATGCATGTTGTGTGTATGTTTTGTGCTGCAAGTATGGTGTGTGGTTGTTTGTTGCGTGCACAGTGCATGCTTGGTGTGCATGGCGTGTTTGCTTGCATACAGGTGttgtgtttttgtgtgtgtacagtgtgtgtggggtggtggTTCAAGGCTGTGTGTGGCCCCAGACAGTGCCCAGCTCCATGGGGATGTCAAGTGGGCCCAAGAGCGGGCCCAAGAGCGGCCCCAGCCCTGGAGAGGCCCCAGATGGGGTCATAGGCATGTGGCAGAGGGGACTGTGTGGCACACGAGGATTTATGGGgcagacatgggggaagctggGGGTACCCAGGGGTTATGGGCCACATGGGAGACTGGGAGACCCTGCAGGAGCTATGGGGTATCCAGGAAAGCAATGTGACACCCAGAGTCAGGACACCAGGGGAGAGAGTTGAGTGCACATCCAGGGGATCAAGGGGACCCCGGGGGGATTATGGGGCATCCATGGGAGTTGTGGTGCACCCAGGAAAGGGGAGTCTATGAGGCACAAGAGAAGTCATAGGTGACTTAAGGGGCTGTAGGACATCCAGGATGTTGGGAAAACCCAGGGGTTTGAGGCACATGGAGGGCCAGGTCCACCTTGGACAGGGTCGGGGGCACCCAAGGAGGCTCAGGGGCACCTAGGGAGGGGTAGGATTGCAGGGTCCCCCCAGAAGCTGATGTCAGAACCCAGGCCTGTGGCACCTCCTTTATTGCAGGCCCCAACGGAGCCCCCAGTGGGAAGAAGAATCCATGTCCCCACCTACAGCCCCCCTACGTCAAGCCTCACTGGGTGGGTGCGTGGGTGCCAGCGAGGTGCACGGGCAGCCCATTAACGCAGGCAACACGCACATGGTGCTGGAGCTGCCGGGCCCGGTAGGTGCAAGGGGGCCGAGTGTCCCGCCCCCGCAGGCGGCAGGCTGTGAGGCCCATGGCTGTCGGGGTGCTGTGGAACCCCGCTTCGTCAGGTGTTTGGGTGCAGGCAGCCACCAGCTCCTCGGCCGGTGCGTGCACGAAGGTGTTGGAGGGCTTGCAGGCCCGTCCCGGGGCCGTCACCCGCCGGCGTGCCAGCATGGTCTCGCAGTAGCGGTGCGCTGCAAGCACGGATGTCTGGGGGTGGTCCACATGCTGCCGCAGGAATTTATCATAGCGACTCTCGCccgctgcctctgccagcactgccagcaccagggTCATGCATAAGGCCCAGCCTGCCATGGGTACCTGGGGAAAGTGGGGTCGGGGCCATCAGGACTTCTGGGCCCCTGATCGGAAAGCCCACCCTGACCGCTTGAGTCCTCTACAAATTCCCCCTCCCAGACAGCTGGGTCCCTCACAAACCCCCTCTAAATGcatgccccctcccccccagccccaacacCTGGGCCATCTGTGCATCCCACCTGGATGCCGGGGTCCCCTACAGAACACCCCATGGACCCCGGGTCCCCTGCAATTCCGTACTCCCCAGAAGCCTGGGTCCCCTATAGAACACCCCCCTGGACCTCTGGGTCTCCTATAGACCCACCCCTGCTCTGACACTGGGATCCCCTACATATCCTCCCCCTCCCACTGGATGCTTGAGTTCCTCATGGTCCCCTCCCACAGACACTCTTGGTCCCCTACACATCCCTCACCCGCACCTGTGTATGTGCCTCAGCTTCCCTTATGGCCTCAGGGTCTCCAGGTTCCCTCCCACTCCTCTGTGCCTCTTTTATACTGGCCCCAGCTGGGCCCAATGGGCAAGGATCcagga contains:
- the LOC102057292 gene encoding ribonuclease CL2-like, producing MAGWALCMTLVLAVLAEAAGESRYDKFLRQHVDHPQTSVLAAHRYCETMLARRRVTAPGRACKPSNTFVHAPAEELVAACTQTPDEAGFHSTPTAMGLTACRLRGRDTRPPCTYRARQLQHHVRVACVNGLPVHLAGTHAPTQ